In one window of Electrophorus electricus isolate fEleEle1 chromosome 15, fEleEle1.pri, whole genome shotgun sequence DNA:
- the LOC113567729 gene encoding olfactory receptor 52E4-like, with product MNNFSNESFLLTIQGFDIPSESILPAFLFATLNYMIILFCNLILLITIIVNKSLHQPMYILLLNLPINDLMGSTALYPQLIKELLWDTRTIQFSACVTQAFFIHMYIVGAVFILTAMAYDRYVAICRPMRYNTIMSNTHIMKIISLVWLSNILMIAVLFILLLRLPRCRSLLTHTYCDNPSLLQLVCGNTAINNIYGLTTVAFSQVVTVGTFVFTYLQILIACFRNKSSDTRSKALQTCATHLIVFIIFECLGLFTIISYRLTDIPTHIRQFSGVAAMILPPTLNPIIYGLRTKEIRMNTLKLLKQTVYPS from the coding sequence ATGAACAACTTCTCAAATGAATCATTCTTGCTGACAATTCAAGGCTTCGACATCCCCTCTGAGAGCATCCTCCCTGCATTCCTCTTTGCTACACTTAACTACATGATCATTCTCTTCTGTAACCTCATCCTCCTGATCACTATCATTGTAAATAAGAGTCTTCATCAGCCCATGTACATTCTGCTGTTAAACCTGCCTATAAATGATCTTATGGGCTCTACAGCCCTTTATCCACAACTCATCAAAGAACTCTTGTGGGATACCAGGACCATACAGTTTTCAGCCTGTGTTACCCAAGCTTTctttatacatatgtacatagtAGGTGCGGTGTTCATTTTGACTGCTATGGCGTATGACAGATATGTGGCTATATGCCGACCAATGAGATACAACACAATTatgagcaacacacacataatgaaaaTCATCTCCTTGGTCTGGCTCTCAAACATACTTATGATAGCTGTGCTTTTTATCCTGCTGCTCCGCTTGCCACGGTGTCGATCTCTCCTGACCCATACATACTGTGACAAcccctctctgctccagctTGTCTGTGGGAACACAgctattaataatatttatggaCTGACAACTGTAGCTTTCTCTCAGGTAGTAACTGTAggcacatttgtttttacatactTGCAGATTCTCATAGCCTGTTTCCGTAACAAAAGCTCAGACACACGTAGCAAGGCCCTGCAGACATGTGCCACACACTTAATAGTTTTCatcatttttgaatgtttaGGCCTATTCACTATTATTTCTTACAGGCTTACAGATATTCCCACACATATAAGACAATTTAGTGGTGTGGCTGCCATGATTTTGCCTCCAACATTGAATCCTATCATCTATGGTTTACGGACAAAAGAAATTAGAATGAACACTTTAAAGCTCCTTAAGCAAACGGTCTATCCCTCATAA
- the LOC118242565 gene encoding olfactory receptor 52B2-like, whose protein sequence is MEAQFSNDTFSWSLQIAKFDVLPEAVYPVFFTGTLIYFFSVLCNGIILALILTQQSLHKPMFYIMFSLPLADLVGITTLLPRLLIDIVTQSNVVYYPTCVLQGFILHLYAGGVYFILAAMAFDRYIAICKPLRYHSIMTPFTVGGVIALAWGTDIALEVVLFALQARLPKCKTFIVNVYCSNMALVQLSCVGDITVNNIYGLVLTGFMHVVSVSIQVFSYAQILKTCISHSQSDARKKAVNTCSAQLITFSLFEIVGIFGVLSYRFQNIPPNAQKVCGIMIFTILPVLNPIIYGMNTRDIRNALFMALKKQRFAFT, encoded by the coding sequence ATGGAAGCCCAATTTTCAAATGACACCTTTAGCTGGAGTCTTCAGATTGCCAAATTTGATGTCCTTCCAGAGGCTGTATATCCTGTCTTCTTCACTGGGACTCTGATCtactttttttcagtgttatgtaATGGAATCATCCTAGCACTCATTTTGACACAACAAAGCCTTCATAAGCCAATGTTCTACATAATGTTCAGCCTTCCACTAGCAGATCTAGTAGGAATCACCACTCTCCTTCCCAGACTGCTGATCGATATTGTAACTCAGTCAAATGTTGTCTATTATCCAACATGTGTGTTACAGGGATTCATTCTGCATTTGTATGCAGGTGGTGTTTATTTTATCCTGGCAGCCATGGCATTTGACCGCTACATAGCAATATGCAAGCCACTCAGATATCACTCTATCATGACACCCTTTACAGTTGGAGGTGTTATAGCTCTGGCATGGGGCACTGACATTGCATTAGAGGTCGTGTTGTTTGCTCTTCAGGCCAGACTGCCAAAGTGCAAGACATTTATTGTTAATGTGTATTGTTCAAATATGGCCTTAGTACAACTCTCATGTGTAGGTGATATTACTGTGAACAATATATATGGCTTAGTTTTGACTGGATTTATGCATGTGGTTAGTGTGAGTATTCAGGTATTCTCTTATGCCCAGATTCTCAAAACCTGCATTTCCCATTCACAATCTGATGCTAGAAAAAAGGCTGTAAATACCTGCTCAGCACAGCTGATTACATTTAGTCTCTTTGAAATAGTTGGTATTTTTGGCGTTCTTTCATATCGTTTCCAGAATATACCTCCTAATGCACAAAAAGTTTGTGGTATAATGATTTTTACAATCCTTCCCGTTCTGAACCCAATTATATATGGAATGAACACAAGAGATATTAGAAATGCATTGTTTATGGCATTGAAAAAACAAAGGTTTGCATTCACATAA
- the LOC118242566 gene encoding olfactory receptor 52B2-like: MTHVKAVYPVFFTGTLIYLFSVLCNGIILALILTQRSLHKPIFYIMFSLPLADLVGITTLLPRLLIDIVTQSNVVYYPTCVLQGFLLHLYAGSVLFVLAAIAFDRCIAICKPLRYHSIMTPFTVGGVIALAWGTDIALEVVLFALQARLPKCKTYIVNVFCDNMSLVRLSCGGDITVNNIYGLVLTGFMQVVSVGVQLLSYVQILKTCLSHTQSDSKIKAINTCSAQLITFGLFEIVSTSTILSYHFQNISPNAQKLCGIMIFTIPPVVNPIIYGMNTKDIRNAFFFGLEKSKGHSHIKLM; encoded by the exons ATGac CCATGTTAAGGCTGTATATCCTGTCTTTTTCACTGGGACTCTGATctatttgttttcagtgttatgtaATGGAATCATTTTAGCACTCATTTTGACACAACGAAGCCTTCATAAGCCAATATTCTACATTATGTTCAGCCTTCCACTAGCAGATCTAGTAGGAATCACCACTCTCCTTCCCAGACTGCTAATCGATATTGTAACTCAGTCAAATGTTGTCTATTATCCAACATGTGTGTTACAAGGTTTCCTTCTCCATTTGTATGCAGGTAGTGTACTTTTTGTCCTAGCAGCAATAGCATTTGACCGCTGCATAGCAATATGCAAGCCACTCAGATATCACTCTATCATGACACCCTTTACAGTTGGAGGTGTTATAGCTCTGGCATGGGGCACTGACATTGCATTAGAGGTCGTGTTGTTTGCTCTTCAGGCCAGACTGCCAAAGTGTAAGACATATATTGTTAATGTGTTCTGTGATAATATGTCCTTGGTGCGTCTCTCGTGTGGAGGTGATATTACTGTGAACAATATATATGGCTTGGTTTTGACAGGATTTATGCAGGTAGTTAGTGTGGGTGTTCAGTTATTGTCCTATGTACAAATTCTCAAAACCTGCCTTTCCCACACTCAGTCTGATTCTAAAATTAAGGCTATAAATACATGTTCAGcacaattaattacatttggtCTGTTTGAAATAGTCTCTACCAGTACAATACTTTCATATCATTTCCAGAATATATCTCCTAATGCACAAAAATTGTGTGGTATAATGATTTTCACAATTCCTCCAGTTGTCAATCCAATTATATATGGAATGAATACAAAAGACattagaaatgcatttttttttggtcttgaaAAAAGTAAAGGTCACAGTCACATAAAGCTAATGTGA
- the LOC118242567 gene encoding olfactory receptor 52J3-like, with product MEAQFSNDTFSWSLQIAKFDVSPEAVYPVFFTGTLIYFFSVLCNGIILALILTQRSLHKPMFYIMFSLPLADLVGITTLLPRLLIDIVTQSNILYYPTCVLQGFILHLYGGGVYFILAAMAFDRYIAICKPLRYHSIMTPFTVGGVIALAWGTDIALEVVLFALQARLPKCKTFIVNVYCSNMALVQLSCGGDITVNNIYGLVLTGFMQVVSVGVQLFSYVQILKTCLSHSQSDAKIKAVNTCLAQIITFALFEIVCTTVILSYRLQNISPNAQKLCGIMTFTVPPVVNPIIYGMHTKDIRIAFLMVLKKIKVTFT from the coding sequence ATGGAAGCCCAATTTTCAAATGATACCTTTAGCTGGAGCCTTCAGATTGCCAAATTTGATGTCTCTCCAGAGGCTGTATATCCTGTCTTCTTCACTGGGACTCTGATCtactttttttcagtgttatgtaATGGAATCATTTTAGCACTCATTTTGACACAACGAAGCCTTCATAAGCCCATGTTCTACATTATGTTCAGCCTTCCACTAGCAGATCTAGTAGGAATCACAACTCTCCTTCCCAGACTGCTGATCGATATTGTAACTCAGTCAAACATTCTCTATTATCCAACATGTGTGTTACAGGGATTCATTCTGCATTTGTATGGAGGTGGTGTTTATTTTATCCTGGCAGCCATGGCATTTGACCGCTACATAGCAATATGCAAGCCACTCAGATATCACTCTATCATGACACCCTTTACAGTTGGAGGTGTTATAGCTCTGGCATGGGGCACTGACATTGCATTAGAGGTCGTGTTGTTCGCTCTTCAGGCTAGACTGCCAAAGTGCAAGACATTTATTGTTAATGTGTATTGTTCAAATATGGCCTTAGTGCAACTCTCATGTGGAGGCGATATTACTGTGAACAACATATACGGCTTGGTTTTGACAGGATTTATGCAGGTTGTTAGTGTGGGTGTTCAGTTATTCTCTTATGTACAAATTCTCAAAACTTGTCTTTCCCACTCTCAATCTGATGCTAAAATCAAGGCTGTAAATACTTGTTTAgcacaaataattacatttgctctgtttgaAATAGTCTGCACTACTGTAATACTATCATATCGTTTACAAAATATATCTCCCAATGCACAAAAATTGTGTGGTATAATGACTTTCACAGTCCCTCCAGTTGTTAATCCAATTATATATGGAATGCATACAAAAGATATTAGAATTGCATTTCTTATGGtcttgaaaaaaataaaggtcACATTCACATAA
- the LOC118242568 gene encoding olfactory receptor 52J3-like — MEAQFSNDTFSWSLQIAKFYVPPEAVYPVFFIGTLIYLFSVLCNGIILALILTQRSLHKPMFYIMFSLPLADLVGISSLLPRLLIDIVTLSNVVYYPTCVLQGFLLHLYAGSVLFVLAAIAFDRYIAICKPLRYHSIMTPFTVGGVIALAWGTDIALEVVLFALQARLPKCKTLIFNVYCDNMSLLKLSCGGDITVNNIYGLVLTGFMQVVSVSIQVFSYTQILKTCISHSQSDARKKAVNTCSAQLITFSLFEIVGIFGILSYRFQNIPPNAQKVCGIMIFTILPVLNPIIYGMNTRDIRNAFFMALKKQRFAFT; from the coding sequence ATGGAAGCCCAATTTTCAAATGACACCTTTAGCTGGAGCCTTCAGATTGCCAAATTTTATGTCCCTCCAGAGGCTGTATATCCTGTCTTCTTCATTGGGACTCTGATCTActtgttttcagtgttatgtaATGGAATCATCCTAGCACTCATTTTGACACAACGAAGCCTTCATAAGCCAATGTTCTACATTATGTTCAGCCTTCCACTAGCAGATCTAGTAGGAATCAGCAGTCTCCTTCCCAGACTGCTAATCGATATTGTAACTCTGTCAAATGTTGTCTATTATCCAACATGTGTGTTACAGGGTTTCCTTCTCCATTTGTATGCAGGTAGTGTACTTTTTGTCCTAGCAGCAATAGCATTTGACCGCTACATAGCAATATGCAAGCCACTCAGATATCACTCTATCATGACACCCTTTACAGTTGGAGGTGTTATAGCTCTGGCATGGGGCACTGACATTGCATTAGAGGTCGTGTTGTTTGCTCTTCAAGCCAGACTGCCAAAGTGCAAGACACTGATTTTTAATGTGTACTGTGATAATATGTCCTTGCTGAAACTTTCATGTGGAGGTGATATTACTGTGAACAATATATATGGCTTAGTTTTGACCGGATTTATGCAGGTGGTTAGTGTGAGTATTCAGGTATTCTCTTACACCCAGATTCTCAAAACCTGCATTTCCCATTCACAATCTGATGCTAGAAAAAAGGCTGTAAATACCTGCTCAGCACAGCTGATTACATTTAGTCTCTTTGAAATAGTTGGTATTTTTGGCATTCTTTCATATCGTTTCCAGAATATACCTCCTAATGCACAAAAAGTTTGTGGTATAATGATTTTTACAATCCTTCCCGTTCTGAACCCAATTATATATGGAATGAACACAAGAGATattagaaatgcattttttatgGCATTGAAAAAACAAAGGTTTGCATTCACATAA
- the LOC113567731 gene encoding olfactory receptor 52J3-like, which yields MEAQFSNDTFSWSLQIAKIDVPPEAVYPVFFTGTLIYLFSVLCNGIILALILTQRSLHKPMFYIMFSLPLADVVGITTLLPRLLIDIVTQSNVVYYPTCVLQGFLLHLYAGSVLFVLAAIAFDRYIAICKPLRYHSIMTPFTVGGVIALAWGTDIALEVVLFALQASLPKCKTYIVNVFCDNMSLVRLSCGGDITVNNIYGLVLTGFMQVVSVGVQLLSYVQILKTCLSHTQSDSKIKAINTCSAQLITFGLFEIVSTSTILSYRFQNISPNAQKLCGIMIFTIPPVVNPIIYGMNTKDIRNAFFLVLKKIKVTVT from the coding sequence ATGGAAGCCCAATTTTCAAATGACACCTTTAGCTGGAGCCTTCAGATTGCCAAAATTGATGTACCTCCAGAGGCTGTATATCCTGTCTTTTTCACTGGGACTCTGATCTActtgttttcagtgttatgtaATGGAATCATCCTAGCACTCATTTTGACACAACGAAGCCTTCATAAGCCAATGTTCTACATTATGTTCAGCCTTCCACTAGCAGATGTAGTAGGAATCACCACTCTCCTTCCCAGACTGCTAATCGATATTGTAACTCAGTCAAATGTTGTCTATTATCCAACATGTGTGTTACAGGGTTTCCTTCTCCATTTGTATGCAGGTAGTGTACTTTTTGTCCTAGCAGCAATAGCATTTGACCGCTACATAGCAATATGCAAGCCACTCAGATATCACTCTATCATGACACCCTTTACAGTTGGAGGTGTTATAGCTCTGGCATGGGGCACTGACATTGCATTAGAGGTCGTGTTGTTTGCTCTTCAGGCCAGCCTGCCAAAGTGCAAGACATATATTGTTAATGTGTTCTGTGATAATATGTCCTTGGTGCGACTCTCGTGTGGAGGTGATATTACTGTGAACAATATATATGGCTTGGTTTTGACAGGATTTATGCAGGTAGTTAGTGTGGGTGTTCAGTTATTGTCCTATGTACAAATTCTCAAAACCTGCCTTTCCCACACTCAGTCTGATTCTAAAATTAAGGCTATAAATACTTGTTCAGcacaattaattacatttggtCTGTTTGAAATAGTCTCTACCAGTACAATACTTTCATATCGTTTCCAGAATATTTCTCCTAATGCACAAAAATTGTGTGGTATAATGATTTTCACAATTCCTCCAGTTGTCAATCCAATTATATATGGAATGAATACAAAAGACattagaaatgcattttttttggtcttgaaaaaaataaaggtcACAGTCACATAA
- the LOC118242570 gene encoding putative gustatory receptor clone PTE03 — protein sequence MEAKFSNDTFSWSLQIAKFDVSPEAVYPVFFTGTLIYLFSVLCNGIILALILTQRSLHKPMFYIMFSLPLADLVGITTLLPRLLIDIVTQSNVVYYPTCVLQGFILHLYGGGVYFILAAMAFDRYIAICKPLRYHSIMTPFTVGGVIALAWGTDIALEVMLFALQARLPKCKTYIVNVYCDNMSLVRLSCGGDITVNNIYGLVLTGSMQVVSVGVQLFSYVQILKTCLSHSQSDAKIKAVNTCLAQIITFALFEIVCTTVILSYRLQNVSPNAQKLCGIMAFTVPPVVNPIIYGMHTKDIRIAFLMVLKKIKVTFT from the coding sequence ATGGAAGCCAAATTTTCAAATGACACCTTTAGCTGGAGCCTTCAGATTGCCAAATTTGATGTCTCTCCAGAGGCTGTATATCCTGTCTTTTTCACTGGGACTCTGATCTActtgttttcagtgttatgtaATGGAATCATTTTAGCACTCATTTTGACACAACGAAGCCTTCATAAGCCAATGTTCTACATAATGTTCAGCCTTCCACTAGCAGATCTAGTAGGAATCACCACTCTCCTTCCCAGACTGCTAATCGATATTGTAACTCAGTCAAATGTTGTCTATTATCCAACATGTGTGTTACAGGGATTCATTCTACATTTGTATGGAGGTGGTGTATATTTTATCCTGGCAGCCATGGCATTTGACCGGTACATAGCAATATGTAAGCCACTCAGATATCACTCTATCATGACACCCTTTACAGTTGGAGGTGTTATAGCTCTGGCATGGGGCACTGACATTGCATTAGAGGTCATGTTGTTTGCTCTTCAGGCCAGACTGCCAAAGTGTAAGACATATATTGTTAATGTGTACTGTGATAATATGTCCTTGGTACGTCTCTCGTGTGGAGGTGATATTACTGTGAACAATATATATGGCTTGGTTTTGACAGGATCTATGCAGGTTGTTAGTGTGGGTGTTCAGTTATTCTCCTATGTACAAATTCTCAAAACTTGTCTTTCCCACTCTCAATCTGATGCTAAAATCAAGGCTGTAAATACTTGTTTAgcacaaataattacatttgctctgtttgaAATAGTGTGTACTACTGTAATACTATCTTATCGTTTACAAAATGTATCTCCCAATGCACAAAAATTGTGTGGTATAATGGCTTTCACAGTCCCTCCAGTTGTTAATCCAATTATATATGGAATGCATACAAAAGATATTAGAATTGCATTTCTTATGGtcttgaaaaaaataaaggtcACATTCACATAA